A part of Anaeromyxobacter diazotrophicus genomic DNA contains:
- a CDS encoding rod shape-determining protein, translating to MLDWLHNVLSRDLAIDLGTANTLIYIRGMGIVSNEPSVVAVQQDARGGRRVLAVGKEAKEMLGRTPGNIVAIRPMKDGVIADFEITAAMLKYFINSAHNRKKFVRPRIIIGIPSGITEVEKRAVREAAESAGAREVYLIEQPMAAAIGAGLPITEPSGNMIVDIGGGTSDVAVISLGGIVYSRSVRIAGDKMDEAIIQHIKRKYNLLIGERTAELIKMGIGTAYPTEEELTMDIKGRDLVAGVPRTLTVTSSEIREALSEPINGIVEAVKVTLERTPPELAGDIADRGIVLAGGGALLKNLDTLLREETGLPVFLAEDPLSAVVIGAGKALEELDILRQVAAHS from the coding sequence GTGCTCGACTGGCTCCACAACGTGCTGTCCCGCGATCTCGCGATCGACCTCGGGACGGCCAACACCCTCATCTACATCCGTGGCATGGGCATCGTCTCGAACGAGCCCAGCGTGGTGGCCGTCCAGCAGGACGCGCGCGGCGGTCGGCGCGTGCTCGCCGTGGGCAAGGAGGCGAAGGAGATGCTGGGCCGCACGCCCGGCAACATCGTCGCCATCCGGCCGATGAAGGACGGCGTCATCGCCGACTTCGAGATCACGGCGGCGATGCTCAAGTACTTCATCAACTCGGCCCACAACCGGAAGAAGTTCGTCCGGCCGCGCATCATCATCGGCATCCCTTCCGGGATCACCGAGGTGGAGAAGCGGGCGGTGCGCGAGGCGGCGGAGAGCGCGGGCGCGCGCGAGGTCTACCTGATCGAGCAGCCCATGGCGGCCGCCATCGGCGCCGGCCTCCCCATCACCGAGCCGTCGGGGAACATGATCGTCGACATCGGGGGCGGCACCTCCGACGTGGCGGTCATCTCGCTGGGCGGGATCGTCTACAGCCGCTCGGTGCGCATCGCCGGCGACAAGATGGACGAGGCGATCATCCAGCACATCAAGCGCAAGTACAACCTCCTCATCGGCGAGCGCACCGCCGAGCTCATCAAGATGGGCATCGGCACCGCCTATCCGACCGAGGAGGAGCTGACGATGGACATCAAGGGCCGCGACCTCGTGGCCGGCGTCCCGCGCACGCTCACCGTGACCTCGAGCGAGATCCGCGAGGCGCTCTCCGAGCCCATCAACGGCATCGTCGAGGCGGTCAAGGTGACGCTGGAGCGCACGCCGCCCGAGCTCGCCGGCGACATCGCCGACCGCGGCATCGTCCTCGCCGGCGGCGGCGCGCTGCTGAAGAACCTCGACACCCTGCTCCGCGAGGAGACCGGGCTGCCGGTGTTCCTGGCCGAGGATCCCCTCTCCGCCGTCGTGATCGGCGCGGGGAAGGCGCTGGAGGAGCTGGACATCCTCCGGCAGGTCGCGGCGCACAGTTAG
- the rpsR gene encoding 30S ribosomal protein S18, whose translation MARPGEAGAKFGGGFGGGGGFGGGGFGRGGGRDDRGGERGGREDRGGDEMGGRGRGFGRRKVCRFCADKALKVDYKDQGQLKYFLTERGKIIPRRISGNCALHQRQVATAIKRARMLAILPYTVASA comes from the coding sequence ATGGCACGTCCTGGTGAAGCGGGCGCGAAGTTCGGCGGTGGGTTCGGCGGCGGCGGCGGCTTCGGCGGCGGCGGGTTCGGCCGCGGCGGCGGCCGCGACGACCGCGGCGGCGAGCGCGGCGGCCGCGAGGATCGCGGCGGCGACGAGATGGGCGGCCGCGGGCGCGGCTTCGGCCGGCGCAAGGTCTGCCGGTTCTGCGCCGACAAGGCCCTCAAGGTCGACTACAAGGATCAGGGCCAGCTCAAGTACTTCCTCACCGAGCGCGGCAAGATCATCCCGCGGCGGATCAGCGGCAACTGCGCGCTCCACCAGCGCCAGGTCGCGACCGCCATCAAGCGCGCGCGGATGCTGGCCATCCTGCCCTACACGGTGGCGAGCGCCTAA
- a CDS encoding 50S ribosomal protein L25/general stress protein Ctc: protein MAQSTNVLSAAPRSDKGKGPARRLRAKGLIPAVVYGQKKEPTHIAVDPGLLEKAIATPHKFNTLLTLQLDGAEKRVLFREYEVDPVSRRLLHADFLEVDLSKPVKVEVPLVTTGKAEGVTAGGILTVSAHDIAVEALPEKIPVRIEVDVTPLKIGGSLHIADVKAPEGVRIKYATNFTVAVVSAPEKEEVVAPVAVAGAAPAEGAAPAAGAAPAAGAAPAAGAAKGAAPAAAPKADAKAGGKK, encoded by the coding sequence ATGGCGCAGTCCACGAACGTTCTCAGCGCAGCTCCGCGCAGCGACAAGGGCAAGGGCCCCGCGCGCCGGCTGCGGGCCAAGGGCCTCATCCCCGCCGTCGTCTACGGGCAGAAGAAGGAGCCGACGCACATCGCCGTCGACCCCGGCCTGCTCGAGAAGGCGATCGCCACCCCGCACAAGTTCAACACGCTGCTCACGCTCCAGCTGGACGGGGCGGAGAAGCGCGTCCTCTTCCGCGAGTACGAGGTCGACCCGGTCTCGCGCCGCCTGCTCCACGCCGACTTCCTCGAGGTCGACCTGTCGAAGCCGGTGAAGGTCGAGGTCCCGCTGGTCACCACGGGCAAGGCCGAGGGCGTCACCGCCGGCGGCATCCTCACCGTCTCCGCGCACGACATCGCCGTCGAGGCGCTCCCGGAGAAGATCCCGGTCCGCATCGAGGTGGACGTCACGCCGCTCAAGATCGGCGGCTCGCTCCACATCGCCGACGTGAAGGCGCCCGAGGGCGTCCGGATCAAGTACGCCACCAACTTCACCGTCGCCGTCGTCTCGGCCCCGGAGAAGGAGGAGGTCGTCGCCCCGGTGGCGGTCGCCGGCGCGGCGCCGGCCGAGGGCGCGGCTCCCGCCGCGGGCGCGGCTCCGGCCGCGGGTGCGGCCCCGGCTGCGGGCGCCGCCAAGGGCGCGGCCCCGGCCGCGGCTCCCAAGGCGGACGCGAAGGCGGGCGGGAAGAAGTAG
- the pth gene encoding aminoacyl-tRNA hydrolase — MKLVVGLGNPGETYARTRHNVGFLVADGVADTCRASFSTRKFGAEIAEASVGQERVWIVKPQTYMNQSGEAVGAALRFLKLGLEDLLVVHDDLELDPFRLQVKVGGGHGGHNGLKSVNAHVGGPDYVRLRFGIGRPPPRMDPADYVLGRFAKGEEGALSDGVARAVVAARTICEQGAVKAMNEVNRR; from the coding sequence GTGAAGCTCGTCGTCGGCCTGGGCAACCCCGGCGAGACGTACGCGCGTACCCGCCACAACGTCGGGTTCCTGGTGGCCGACGGGGTGGCGGACACGTGCCGGGCGTCCTTCTCGACCCGCAAGTTCGGGGCCGAGATCGCCGAGGCCAGCGTGGGCCAGGAGCGGGTCTGGATCGTGAAGCCGCAGACTTACATGAACCAGTCGGGCGAGGCGGTCGGCGCGGCCCTCCGGTTCCTGAAGCTCGGCCTCGAGGACCTGCTGGTCGTCCACGACGACCTCGAGCTCGACCCCTTCCGCCTGCAGGTGAAGGTCGGCGGGGGGCACGGCGGCCACAACGGCCTGAAGAGCGTCAACGCCCACGTCGGCGGCCCGGACTACGTCCGGCTCCGCTTCGGCATCGGGCGGCCTCCCCCCCGCATGGACCCGGCCGACTACGTGCTGGGCCGCTTCGCGAAGGGCGAGGAGGGGGCGCTCTCCGACGGCGTGGCGCGGGCGGTGGTGGCGGCCCGGACGATCTGCGAGCAGGGCGCCGTCAAGGCGATGAACGAAGTGAACCGAAGGTGA
- the rplI gene encoding 50S ribosomal protein L9, which translates to MKLILREDVENLGKGGELVDVKPGFGRNYLLPRGLAVTANPKNVRELEHQKKIAEAKAAKMKASAEAVAKRLAETPITLKRKVGEQDKLYGSVTALDVVEALAARGLQLDRRTIDLSEPIKTLGDFEVPVKLHREVVGKAKVKVEAEPA; encoded by the coding sequence ATGAAGCTCATCCTCCGTGAAGACGTCGAGAACCTGGGCAAGGGCGGCGAGCTCGTCGACGTGAAGCCCGGCTTCGGCCGCAACTACCTGCTCCCCCGCGGGCTGGCGGTGACGGCGAACCCGAAGAACGTCCGCGAGCTGGAGCACCAGAAGAAGATCGCCGAGGCCAAGGCGGCCAAGATGAAGGCGAGCGCCGAGGCGGTCGCGAAGCGGCTGGCCGAGACGCCCATCACCCTGAAGCGCAAGGTCGGCGAGCAGGACAAGCTGTACGGGTCGGTCACCGCCCTCGACGTGGTCGAGGCGCTCGCCGCCCGCGGCCTCCAGCTCGATCGCCGCACCATCGACCTCTCGGAGCCCATCAAGACGCTGGGCGACTTCGAGGTCCCGGTGAAGCTCCACCGCGAGGTGGTCGGCAAGGCCAAGGTGAAGGTCGAGGCCGAGCCCGCGTAG
- a CDS encoding alpha/beta hydrolase family protein: protein MPTLSPLLASLALLAATPPAERHPFGVDDLLALPRVGAPAVSPDGKLVAFTLGRAAADESGIESSLWVVATDGGAPRRLTSAPGEKVSTPRFSPDGKRLAFTAARGGAPQAWVLALAGGEAAQVTRLPAGAGDLLWTADGQALLVATDVDPACGSGDACAARAAPEPGAPRLATRLLFRHWNAWRERVRTHVLRVPLAGGAPEDLTPGDRDVPPYQRGDAGDLALSADGGTLLYARITDPVEAISTNADLYAVPLQGGPARRLTEGPGWDGSPRPSPSGKQLAWRSQARSGYEADRFRLLVGGPAGEEPRDLTAGVDLSVDEVVWTSERRLVFTADEGGLANLYEVDAAAGGVRRLLGGANLHALSASRDGRTLAALVDGFLRPPEVAVVQGGKVKVLTRFGDEVMARVALPSFRPLGAKSRDGAEVHGWLMTPPGHRAGERHPGVVLVHGGPQGAWKDAWSFRWNPLLYAARGWTVVLPNPRGSTGFGQAYQDAVRMSWGGAPFDDVMALTDAALAGGEADGARLCAAGASYGGYMVNWMNGHTDRFRCLVAHAGDFDLEAAYYDTEELWFPEWELGRPWEDRTAYERWSPHRFVQRWRTPTLVTHGELDYRVTVTQALSTYTALQRLGVESRLLVFPDEGHWILRPKNARVFHDVVLSWIADHLGRSPAPAARPDNP from the coding sequence GTGCCGACGCTCTCCCCGCTGCTCGCCTCGCTCGCGCTCCTCGCCGCCACCCCGCCCGCCGAGCGGCACCCCTTCGGCGTCGACGACCTGCTGGCGCTGCCCCGCGTGGGCGCCCCCGCCGTCTCGCCCGATGGGAAGCTGGTCGCGTTCACGCTCGGCCGCGCCGCCGCCGACGAGTCCGGGATCGAGTCCTCGCTGTGGGTGGTGGCGACCGACGGCGGCGCGCCGCGCCGGCTCACCTCGGCGCCCGGCGAGAAGGTGAGCACCCCGCGCTTCTCCCCCGACGGGAAGCGGCTCGCGTTCACGGCCGCGCGGGGCGGCGCCCCCCAGGCCTGGGTGCTCGCGCTCGCCGGTGGGGAGGCAGCGCAGGTGACGCGGCTCCCCGCCGGCGCCGGCGACCTGCTGTGGACCGCCGACGGGCAGGCGCTCCTCGTCGCCACCGACGTCGACCCCGCCTGTGGCTCCGGGGACGCCTGCGCGGCGCGCGCGGCGCCCGAGCCGGGCGCGCCCCGCCTCGCCACGCGGCTCCTCTTCCGCCACTGGAACGCCTGGCGCGAGCGGGTGCGCACGCACGTGCTGCGGGTGCCGCTCGCCGGGGGCGCGCCGGAGGACCTCACGCCGGGCGACCGGGACGTGCCGCCGTACCAGCGCGGCGACGCGGGCGACCTCGCCCTCTCCGCCGACGGCGGGACGCTGCTCTACGCGCGCATCACCGACCCGGTGGAGGCCATCTCGACCAACGCCGACCTCTACGCCGTCCCGCTCCAGGGCGGACCGGCGCGGCGCCTCACCGAGGGGCCCGGCTGGGACGGGTCGCCCCGCCCTTCACCCTCCGGCAAGCAGCTCGCCTGGCGCTCGCAGGCGCGGAGCGGCTACGAGGCCGACCGCTTCCGCCTGCTGGTGGGCGGCCCGGCGGGCGAGGAGCCGCGCGACCTGACCGCCGGGGTCGACCTGTCGGTGGACGAGGTCGTGTGGACGTCGGAGCGGCGCCTGGTCTTCACCGCCGACGAGGGCGGCCTCGCCAACCTGTACGAGGTGGACGCCGCCGCGGGCGGGGTGCGGCGGCTCCTCGGCGGCGCGAACCTCCACGCGCTGTCCGCCTCGCGCGACGGGCGCACCCTGGCGGCGCTGGTGGACGGGTTCCTCCGGCCGCCGGAGGTGGCGGTGGTGCAGGGCGGGAAGGTGAAGGTGCTCACCCGCTTCGGCGACGAGGTGATGGCCCGGGTCGCCCTGCCCTCCTTCCGCCCGCTCGGGGCGAAGAGCAGGGACGGGGCCGAGGTCCACGGCTGGCTGATGACGCCGCCCGGGCACCGGGCGGGCGAGCGCCATCCGGGCGTGGTCCTCGTCCACGGCGGGCCGCAGGGGGCGTGGAAGGACGCCTGGAGCTTCCGCTGGAACCCGCTCCTCTACGCCGCCCGGGGCTGGACGGTGGTGCTGCCCAACCCGCGCGGCTCGACCGGGTTCGGTCAGGCCTACCAGGACGCGGTCCGGATGAGCTGGGGCGGCGCGCCCTTCGACGACGTCATGGCGCTCACCGACGCGGCCCTGGCAGGGGGTGAGGCGGACGGGGCGCGACTCTGCGCGGCGGGCGCCAGCTACGGCGGGTACATGGTGAACTGGATGAACGGCCACACCGACCGCTTCCGCTGCCTCGTCGCGCACGCCGGCGACTTCGACCTCGAGGCGGCGTACTACGACACCGAGGAGCTGTGGTTCCCGGAGTGGGAGCTCGGCCGGCCGTGGGAGGACCGCACGGCCTACGAGCGCTGGTCGCCCCACCGCTTCGTGCAGCGCTGGCGCACCCCCACCCTGGTGACGCACGGTGAACTGGACTATCGGGTCACCGTGACGCAGGCCCTCTCCACCTACACCGCCTTGCAGCGGCTCGGGGTGGAGTCGCGCCTGCTCGTCTTCCCCGACGAAGGGCACTGGATCCTCCGTCCGAAGAATGCGCGCGTGTTCCACGATGTTGTGTTGTCGTGGATCGCGGACCACCTGGGCCGATCGCCGGCCCCCGCGGCCCGCCCCGATAACCCTTGA
- the rpsF gene encoding 30S ribosomal protein S6: MAEAQKRLVREYETIYLLKADTPDEQVEEIKERLRAVVTREGGKVIRFTNQGKRKTAFAIGKNPRALYMHCLYIGGSGLVAELERNLKMIDTVVKFQSIRLADDVDFEARQVEQDIKVAPPEEDAARPREERSGEFGERSDGEAFEAPAEIGED; encoded by the coding sequence ATGGCGGAAGCGCAGAAGCGTCTCGTGCGCGAGTACGAGACCATCTACCTGCTGAAGGCGGACACGCCGGACGAGCAGGTCGAAGAGATCAAGGAGCGGCTCCGCGCGGTGGTCACGCGCGAGGGCGGCAAGGTCATCCGGTTCACGAACCAGGGCAAGCGCAAGACCGCCTTCGCGATCGGCAAGAACCCGCGCGCGCTCTACATGCACTGCCTGTACATCGGCGGCTCGGGGCTCGTGGCCGAGCTCGAGCGCAACCTGAAGATGATCGACACGGTGGTGAAGTTCCAGTCGATCCGGCTCGCCGACGACGTCGACTTCGAGGCCCGCCAGGTCGAGCAGGACATCAAGGTGGCGCCTCCCGAGGAGGACGCGGCCCGCCCGCGCGAGGAGCGCTCGGGTGAGTTCGGCGAGCGCAGCGACGGCGAGGCCTTCGAGGCCCCGGCCGAGATCGGGGAGGACTAA
- a CDS encoding cytochrome b/b6 domain-containing protein — protein MRSTLLIVALTLSSAARAAVPSPGAAAAAAQPAAPANQDCLACHESPKHGEPDAVGRQGVVAGLFGQSVHASLDCVACHAGYTAPGPHEVAAPTDPADQALLARLTAGKTPDGEPRVKSPRAYLACGGCHGDSVDGFKASSHAKWLVAETAVAGPSCASCHGSPHEVTPAPKRGTAEFRPYWAKLSKSCEGCHNDPKFVAAAKLDEEVAVNYHDSIHGRLVAIGSQRAPLCTDCHAWSVRPDGVKGALAGGHATLSGKGIAASTVAFGEPPKDSDHRVQTCAQCHRGASASFAALIAHKQPQETGPIPHFIHVMFSYLTTLTLLFFAFHVLVDFIYELRRRFGKKHAADASLLTRTVVRFDIHQRIQHWLMLAGVILLAITGWPLRGAGAVESMGMSDFAQRVESSRKFLALFGGPHGAGIVHRVAAVMIILSGVYHLVYLTFLAKKRTLPLSMVPTLKDAFDIRDNLTFMLGLSKERPKFERYNYLEKFDYWAVFWGIIMMVGSGFIFWFPVQFAKVLPTFVLTSAQIIHGEEATLAAIFLFVVHFYNVHLKPSIFPMNWAWLNGQTTLEYMKDEHAAEYDRVFGEDKEQR, from the coding sequence ATGCGATCCACCCTCCTCATCGTTGCCCTCACCCTCTCGTCCGCGGCCCGCGCCGCGGTGCCCTCGCCGGGCGCCGCCGCAGCCGCCGCCCAGCCGGCCGCGCCGGCGAACCAGGACTGCCTCGCCTGTCACGAGTCGCCGAAGCACGGCGAGCCGGACGCGGTCGGGCGCCAGGGCGTCGTGGCCGGCCTCTTCGGCCAGTCCGTGCACGCCTCCCTCGACTGCGTCGCCTGCCACGCCGGCTACACGGCGCCGGGCCCGCACGAGGTCGCCGCGCCCACCGATCCGGCCGACCAGGCCCTCCTCGCCCGGCTGACCGCCGGCAAGACGCCCGACGGCGAGCCCCGCGTGAAGTCGCCCCGCGCCTACCTGGCCTGCGGCGGCTGCCACGGCGACTCGGTCGACGGCTTCAAGGCCTCCAGCCACGCCAAGTGGCTGGTCGCCGAGACGGCGGTGGCCGGGCCCTCCTGCGCCAGCTGCCACGGCTCCCCGCACGAGGTGACGCCGGCGCCGAAGCGCGGCACCGCCGAGTTCCGGCCGTACTGGGCGAAGCTCTCGAAGAGCTGCGAGGGCTGCCACAACGACCCGAAGTTCGTCGCCGCCGCGAAGCTCGACGAGGAGGTGGCGGTCAACTACCACGACTCCATCCACGGCCGGCTCGTCGCCATCGGCAGCCAGCGCGCGCCGCTCTGCACCGACTGTCACGCCTGGTCCGTGCGCCCCGACGGCGTGAAGGGCGCCCTGGCGGGCGGGCACGCCACGCTCTCCGGCAAGGGGATCGCCGCCTCGACGGTCGCCTTCGGCGAGCCGCCCAAGGACTCCGACCACCGGGTCCAGACCTGCGCCCAGTGCCACCGGGGCGCCTCGGCCAGCTTCGCCGCGCTCATCGCGCACAAGCAGCCGCAGGAGACGGGCCCCATCCCGCACTTCATCCACGTGATGTTCTCGTACCTCACGACCCTCACGCTGCTCTTCTTCGCCTTCCACGTGCTCGTCGACTTCATCTACGAGCTGCGCCGGCGGTTCGGGAAGAAGCACGCGGCCGACGCGAGCCTGCTCACGCGCACGGTGGTGCGGTTCGACATCCACCAGCGCATCCAGCACTGGCTCATGCTGGCGGGCGTCATCCTGCTCGCCATCACCGGCTGGCCGCTGCGCGGCGCGGGCGCGGTCGAGTCGATGGGCATGAGCGACTTCGCCCAGCGGGTCGAGTCCTCGCGGAAGTTCCTCGCCCTCTTCGGCGGGCCGCACGGCGCCGGGATCGTCCACCGCGTGGCCGCGGTGATGATCATCCTCTCCGGCGTCTACCACCTCGTCTACCTGACGTTCCTCGCCAAGAAGCGGACGCTGCCCCTGTCGATGGTCCCGACGCTCAAGGACGCCTTCGACATCCGCGACAACCTCACCTTCATGCTGGGGCTCAGCAAGGAGCGCCCGAAGTTCGAGCGCTACAACTACCTGGAGAAGTTCGACTACTGGGCGGTGTTCTGGGGCATCATCATGATGGTGGGCTCCGGGTTCATCTTCTGGTTCCCGGTCCAGTTCGCGAAGGTGCTGCCCACCTTCGTCCTCACCAGCGCCCAGATCATCCACGGCGAGGAGGCGACGCTCGCGGCCATCTTCCTGTTCGTGGTGCACTTCTACAACGTGCACCTCAAGCCCAGCATCTTCCCCATGAACTGGGCCTGGCTGAACGGGCAGACGACCCTCGAGTACATGAAGGACGAGCACGCCGCGGAGTACGACCGCGTGTTCGGCGAGGACAAGGAGCAGCGGTAG